CTCACACCAAGTAAATTGGTCATTGTATAGTGATCAAAAGGTTAATTGCTGGCATGCACATCCGAAGCCTTGGGCCCTGTAAATACAAGATAAATATAAATGAGGTCAAATGCAGCAAAAATAAAGCATAATGCCACCAGTGTTTTATTGGCATAGAGGTTTACAAATACTACTGACGTACAAAATCCTGTACCTAAAAATTTACCCACTGCCACCCAACGGTTAAGGCCAAACTCAGGCGTTCTTATTTTTAGATAGCAAAAAAGCACACTCATATATACATTGACGATCCATCCCGATAGTGCCCCAACGGGGTCGTCGTATTGAGGGATTTCGAAATAAAAAATAACCAGCCACATAGTCAATATAATGGCCATCGCGGGTACGTGTAGTTTTTTGGTACCAGGCGTAATAGCTTGACTGGCGCCGTACTTAAACATGGAGTAAACGATGAACATGTCCAGAAAAAACCAAATAAAGTAAGCCCACTCAAACAGCCTTCCCATATTGGTGTGATAAAATAATCCCCAGTAAATTTCCCAGGCAAAGTTACAGCAAATAGCGGCATTGGGAATATCTATTTTTTTGGTTTTTATAATATCTCTAATGACAATGACATATACTACTGCCCATAACAAACAGCCTATGCCAAAAGTAATGAGCACAAAAGGGGTGTAGTCTTTGAGGTTAATCCAGGGGTCAGACCCAAAAAGCGTTAATAACATTGTTGTAGGGTTTAGTTGGTTTAAGAAAATATTTTGCGGAAAGGCTTCATAATTGCGTTGAGGCACCCTTCACCTACAAACTCTCCATCCCAAGGCAAACCCTTGTCAAAACGTTCTTTATCTTTGGCGCGCCACAATTCCAGTATATCAGGCTCGTGTAATTTCCATAATTCGCACTTGGGCAAATCCAACTTGGCAGTATCAATAATATGGTTGACAGCTCTTCGGGCCGCTTCATTGGCTCCTTCCATGGTGGCCAGGTCGGTGTAAGTGCGCACATAATCTGAAGCCAGAAAAAAGTTGGGAATAGCAGTATATGATTCAGGGCGCAACCTCCAGGTATCTTTTTTATTTACCAGCAAAGGCTCTATGTTGGTATCTTTTTGAGTGCCCTGGTTTTTTTCTACCGGAAACACAATGTCAGGGTCAAGAAACCAATCGTGTAAATATTCATCTTTGAGTACTTCAGCTCCCAAAGCATCCAAACTTTTCTTGAGTTGATGCCATACTTCCTCTTTTATCTCTTCTCTGGTACACTGCGACGCTGGTTTTTTGTGTAGTTCTCCGGGTGTGTACCAGTCTGATATGTCTACCGACAAAATCCCTTTGACTGTACCATCACCGTAGTTGGCCAGGTTAATATGTTCCCAAAACTGGGCTTGAGAGATAGAAGTCAAAGCCCATTCGCTATTGATGTATATGGTGTGTCCGTGCACAATCTTTACATCTGTGTTCAAGTAAAACTGTATGCCGTTCATCCACGATACAGACTGTGCTAAGTCTTTGATGGTGGCCAATCCTGCGTCTGCTTTAAGCAAATCATCGTTGAGCAGCCTCGCCATTACCTCTACTGGCACTGCAGCTATGTAATAATCTCCTTGCACCTCAAAGGTTTCTCCTGCTTTTTCGATAGTAGCACTGGTTATGTTTTCTCCACTACAATTGATAGATTTTATAGTAGCTTCAAGTTGGTAGTTTACCCCCTTCTCTTGCAAAAAACTAAGCCAGGGGTCTACCCATACATCGTTGGTAGGACCATTGAGCAGTCGGTCACTGCTTTCACCTGGTTCGGCAATGTCAAACATCAATTGCAAAAGTACATCGCCACCTGTTCGGGCACTGGCTTGTTTGGCTTTGGCTGCTACTAGGGTTCTGGTAAGCCCAATAGCCAAAAGGTTTTGGTAAGCCTCTGACTTTCCGTCGGCTTCTATAAAATCCCACCACGATATTTTTTCATATTCAGCCAAGCGCCTTTCATAACAACTTGTCATCAATTGCCAAAGTCTGCCCGCAAAAAACTCTATTTCGTGAGGTTCTAACCCCGTATCACTGTCAAAAACTTCTTTG
This portion of the Microscilla marina ATCC 23134 genome encodes:
- a CDS encoding transmembrane-type terpene cyclase → MLLTLFGSDPWINLKDYTPFVLITFGIGCLLWAVVYVIVIRDIIKTKKIDIPNAAICCNFAWEIYWGLFYHTNMGRLFEWAYFIWFFLDMFIVYSMFKYGASQAITPGTKKLHVPAMAIILTMWLVIFYFEIPQYDDPVGALSGWIVNVYMSVLFCYLKIRTPEFGLNRWVAVGKFLGTGFCTSVVFVNLYANKTLVALCFIFAAFDLIYIYLVFTGPKASDVHASN
- a CDS encoding hydroxysqualene dehydroxylase → MPKKVIVLGGGVAGMSAAHELITRGFEVEVYEVKKIPGGKARSIHVPNSAKDGRKPLPGEHGFRFFPRFYKHVTDTMKHIPYGNNPNGVLDNLVQADRAEMARYTKKPIKLLTRFPRDLADLETLFKEVFDSDTGLEPHEIEFFAGRLWQLMTSCYERRLAEYEKISWWDFIEADGKSEAYQNLLAIGLTRTLVAAKAKQASARTGGDVLLQLMFDIAEPGESSDRLLNGPTNDVWVDPWLSFLQEKGVNYQLEATIKSINCSGENITSATIEKAGETFEVQGDYYIAAVPVEVMARLLNDDLLKADAGLATIKDLAQSVSWMNGIQFYLNTDVKIVHGHTIYINSEWALTSISQAQFWEHINLANYGDGTVKGILSVDISDWYTPGELHKKPASQCTREEIKEEVWHQLKKSLDALGAEVLKDEYLHDWFLDPDIVFPVEKNQGTQKDTNIEPLLVNKKDTWRLRPESYTAIPNFFLASDYVRTYTDLATMEGANEAARRAVNHIIDTAKLDLPKCELWKLHEPDILELWRAKDKERFDKGLPWDGEFVGEGCLNAIMKPFRKIFS